Genomic window (Planctomycetota bacterium):
GCAGGCGCGCGTGCCCCTCGGCGCTCGAGAGGCGCTCGTCCCAGAGAACGACCGGCACCCTCACGCGCGTCCGGAGCTCCTCGGCGAAGTCCATCGCCCGCCGGGCGCTCGGCCCCACCGTGCCGTCCATGTTGAGCGGCAGCCCCACGAGGACCTCCTCCGCCTGATGCTCCTCGGCCACGCGGGCGACGTCCTCGGCGGTGGCGTCCTCGAGCGTCGGAAGCGCCATCGCCAGGCGCCCCTCCGGATCGCTGATCGCCAGCCCCGTGCGCCGC
Coding sequences:
- the ruvX gene encoding Holliday junction resolvase RuvX, which translates into the protein MKVLAVDLGGRRTGLAISDPEGRLAMALPTLEDATAEDVARVAEEHQAEEVLVGLPLNMDGTVGPSARRAMDFAEELRTRVRVPVVLWDERLSSAEGHARL